A genomic window from Enoplosus armatus isolate fEnoArm2 chromosome 20, fEnoArm2.hap1, whole genome shotgun sequence includes:
- the csdc2a gene encoding cold shock domain-containing protein C2a, translating to MSDPDPSSPADPPLPLTSPRTPLQLSFPFLREGSRVWERERKPPQPGELPSPLPTKRTRTYSATVRAKSGPVFKGVCKNFSRSQGHGFIRPSRGGEDIFVHISDIEGEYVPMEGDEVTYKVCPIPPKNQKIQAVDVVITHLNPGTKHETWSGQIISS from the exons ATGTCAGACCCTGATCCCTCCTCGCCGGCAGACCCCCCGCTGCCACTCACCTCCCCCCGAACCCCCCTGCAACTCTCCTTCCCCTTCCTGAGGGAGGGCAGTCGGGtttgggagagggagaggaaaccACCTCAGCCTGGAGAGCTGCCCAGCCCACTGCCCACCAAACGCACCCGCACATACTCAGC gacAGTGCGAGCCAAATCAGGTCCAGTATTCAAAGGGGTGTGTAAAAACTTCTCCAGGTCTCAGGGTCATGGATTCATACGCCCCTCTCGCGGCGGAGAGGACATCTTTGTCCACATCTCTGA CATTGAGGGAGAGTACGTGCCTATGGAAGGGGACGAGGTCACGTACAAGGTGTGCCCCATCCCTCCCAAGAATCAGAAGATCCAGGCTGTCGACGTGGTGATCACCCACCTGAACCCGGGCACCAAGCACGAGACCTGGTCAGGTCAGATCATCAGCTCCTAG